The Christiangramia flava JLT2011 genome has a segment encoding these proteins:
- a CDS encoding MFS transporter, with protein sequence MKQLPKGSKKLIHAWAFYDWANSVYSLVISSAIFPIFYGALTILKDENGKKLDDTVTFLGIDFNNDTLISYVTAAAFLMVSFLSPFLSGIADYVGNKKNFLKFFCYLGAISCIGLYWFNLDYLWFGLLCYFLALIGFWASLVFYNSYLPDVAFPDQQDKASAKGFSLGYIGSVILLVICLIMILYYDFFGFKNENFPTRFSFVLTGLWWIGFSQYTYKYLPKGNKKSTLHRSVLFNGFKELRKIWRALKHNVQLKRYLAAFFVYSMAVQTIMLIATYFGIEELDWGEQDSTFGLIISILLIQLVAVAGALLTSRLAVRFGNIKILIFINLIWIAICGYAYFIVSPMQFYIAAASVGLVMGGIQSLSRSTYSKMLPETEDTASYFSFYDVSEKIGIVIGMFSYGLVAQLTGSIRNAILFLIAFFIVGVFLLMRVPQKIKE encoded by the coding sequence ATGAAACAACTACCAAAAGGCAGTAAGAAGCTCATCCATGCCTGGGCTTTTTACGACTGGGCAAATTCCGTTTACAGCCTGGTAATTTCTTCAGCCATCTTCCCGATATTTTATGGAGCCTTAACTATTCTGAAAGATGAAAATGGGAAAAAACTGGATGATACGGTTACTTTCCTGGGCATCGATTTTAATAATGACACGCTGATCAGCTATGTCACTGCCGCGGCGTTTTTAATGGTTAGTTTTTTGTCCCCATTCCTTTCTGGAATTGCAGATTACGTAGGAAATAAGAAGAATTTTCTCAAATTTTTCTGTTATCTCGGTGCCATTTCATGTATTGGTCTTTATTGGTTCAACCTGGATTATTTGTGGTTTGGCCTTCTATGTTATTTCCTGGCACTTATCGGTTTCTGGGCCAGCCTGGTTTTCTATAATTCCTACCTGCCAGATGTCGCTTTTCCCGATCAGCAGGACAAAGCCAGTGCGAAAGGATTTTCTTTGGGATATATCGGGAGTGTGATTCTGCTTGTGATCTGTCTGATCATGATCCTGTATTACGATTTCTTCGGATTTAAAAATGAGAATTTTCCAACCCGGTTTTCTTTCGTGTTAACCGGTCTCTGGTGGATTGGCTTTAGCCAGTATACGTATAAGTACCTTCCGAAGGGTAATAAAAAATCTACCTTGCATCGTTCAGTTTTGTTCAATGGTTTTAAAGAACTCCGGAAGATCTGGCGGGCTCTCAAACATAATGTTCAATTGAAGAGGTATCTCGCCGCATTCTTTGTGTACAGCATGGCCGTGCAAACCATCATGCTGATCGCAACTTATTTTGGGATTGAAGAGCTCGATTGGGGAGAACAGGACTCTACTTTTGGATTGATCATCAGTATTCTATTGATACAGCTGGTGGCGGTTGCAGGTGCGTTATTAACTTCCCGGCTTGCAGTGCGTTTTGGGAATATTAAGATCCTGATTTTCATCAATCTCATCTGGATCGCGATCTGTGGCTACGCCTATTTTATTGTAAGCCCGATGCAATTCTACATTGCCGCTGCTTCGGTTGGACTCGTAATGGGAGGGATCCAGTCACTTTCCCGGTCTACCTATTCTAAAATGCTACCTGAAACCGAAGACACCGCGAGTTACTTCAGTTTTTACGATGTATCGGAAAAGATCGGGATCGTCATCGGGATGTTTTCCTACGGACTCGTTGCGCAGCTCACCGGAAGTATTCGGAATGCCATTCTGTTCCTTATTGCCTTTTTTATCGTTGGCGTGTTTTTGCTGATGCGTGTTCCGCAGAAAATAAAAGAATAA
- a CDS encoding M48 family metallopeptidase, which translates to MKLKKLFIGLSLVLFMVACKTNPFTGEKNLNFVSNDQLFPASFAQYDQFLEENEVVRNTPEAAEVKRVGNKIVTAAERYLNANGYQGFLEDFEWEFNLVKDDAVNAFAMPGGKTVVYTGIMPIVQDETGLAVVMAHEVAHALADHGAQRMSAAQLQQLGAVAGTVALSGKSEQTQQMFAQFYGLGSTVGVMLPFSRSHESEADRIGLTLMAIAGYNPDEAANLWRRMQAQSDGQAPPEFLSTHPSNQTRINNLEKWAPAAKAEAAKYGQSF; encoded by the coding sequence ATGAAACTGAAAAAATTATTTATAGGATTGAGCCTGGTTCTATTTATGGTGGCCTGTAAGACCAATCCCTTCACAGGTGAAAAGAACCTGAATTTTGTGAGTAACGACCAGCTTTTTCCGGCTTCGTTCGCTCAATATGACCAGTTTTTAGAAGAGAACGAAGTAGTAAGAAATACACCGGAAGCGGCTGAGGTAAAACGAGTAGGTAATAAGATCGTAACCGCGGCAGAACGCTATTTGAATGCCAATGGATACCAGGGATTCCTTGAAGATTTTGAATGGGAATTTAACCTGGTAAAAGATGATGCGGTAAACGCATTCGCCATGCCAGGAGGAAAAACAGTGGTGTACACGGGAATTATGCCAATTGTACAGGATGAAACAGGTTTGGCAGTGGTGATGGCCCACGAGGTTGCACACGCTCTGGCAGATCATGGTGCGCAGAGAATGAGTGCGGCTCAACTTCAACAATTGGGTGCAGTGGCTGGAACTGTTGCTTTAAGTGGTAAAAGTGAACAAACACAGCAAATGTTTGCTCAGTTTTATGGCCTCGGAAGTACCGTTGGAGTAATGCTTCCTTTTAGTAGAAGTCACGAGTCTGAAGCTGATAGAATTGGCCTTACATTAATGGCAATTGCCGGATATAACCCTGATGAAGCTGCTAACCTTTGGAGACGTATGCAGGCGCAGAGCGACGGGCAGGCTCCGCCAGAATTTTTGAGTACTCACCCGTCTAACCAGACCAGGATCAATAATCTTGAAAAATGGGCACCGGCAGCTAAAGCAGAAGCCGCCAAATACGGTCAGTCGTTTTAA
- a CDS encoding alpha/beta hydrolase: MPKKAKEKVPVQRLLVPNYILQFSRILTSISPFLASRFAAKLFLTPFKYPLPKREEKMDRESIQKKIIVPAIHREIIVYDYGNQDAEKKVLMVHGWSGRGTQMSKIAEALVEQGYRIISFDAPAHGKADGKISMMPFFIEAIHYLSKTCGAFDVIIGHSLGGMSSLKAISEGLSVQKLVIIGTANSVTKITKDFARNMKMNDTVARKMKAYLDEKFGQDMDDYSGAHSAENVQVPSLVIHDKQDVDVEVESAYQIHEKLQNSELMITNGLGHRRILGDDAVINKITTFITAQSL; the protein is encoded by the coding sequence ATGCCCAAAAAAGCTAAGGAAAAAGTCCCCGTTCAGAGACTGCTTGTTCCTAATTACATCCTGCAGTTTTCCAGAATATTAACCAGTATTAGTCCGTTTTTAGCCAGCAGGTTTGCTGCGAAATTATTTCTTACACCTTTCAAATATCCCCTTCCGAAGCGCGAAGAAAAAATGGACCGCGAATCCATTCAGAAAAAAATAATTGTTCCCGCTATTCATCGCGAGATCATAGTTTATGACTACGGAAATCAGGATGCTGAAAAAAAGGTTCTGATGGTTCATGGCTGGAGCGGCAGAGGAACTCAAATGTCTAAAATTGCTGAAGCGCTGGTGGAACAAGGCTACAGAATCATCAGTTTCGATGCTCCGGCTCACGGTAAAGCTGATGGCAAGATCTCGATGATGCCTTTTTTTATTGAAGCCATTCATTATTTATCGAAAACATGCGGGGCCTTTGATGTGATCATTGGTCATTCACTGGGCGGGATGTCCTCCCTGAAAGCTATTTCCGAAGGACTTTCTGTTCAGAAACTGGTCATTATCGGGACGGCCAATTCGGTTACGAAAATCACCAAAGATTTTGCGCGAAATATGAAAATGAACGACACCGTAGCCAGGAAAATGAAAGCCTATCTCGATGAAAAATTTGGTCAGGATATGGACGATTATTCCGGAGCGCATTCTGCTGAAAATGTCCAGGTTCCCAGCCTGGTAATTCACGACAAACAGGATGTAGACGTAGAGGTAGAAAGCGCCTACCAGATCCATGAAAAATTGCAAAATAGCGAACTAATGATCACTAACGGCCTGGGGCATCGCCGAATCCTTGGTGATGATGCGGTAATTAACAAAATCACAACTTTTATCACGGCACAATCTTTGTAA
- the msrB gene encoding peptide-methionine (R)-S-oxide reductase MsrB: protein MKKIFLVLCTALLASCNGNAQKTEKKGSENFPVTKTDAEWKAELSSDEYAVLRKAATERPFSSDLLKVNEAGTFVCAACGNPVYEEQYKFDSGTGWPSFDRAIEGGVAYGRDSKLGYERQEVHCANCGGHLGHVFNDGPTETTGKRHCINGVAMDFKPESEQ from the coding sequence ATGAAAAAGATATTCCTGGTGCTGTGTACAGCGCTTCTGGCCAGCTGTAATGGCAATGCCCAAAAAACCGAAAAAAAAGGTTCTGAAAATTTCCCGGTAACCAAAACCGATGCCGAATGGAAAGCTGAACTCAGTTCGGATGAATACGCAGTACTTCGAAAGGCTGCCACTGAAAGACCATTCTCCAGTGACCTTTTAAAAGTTAACGAAGCGGGCACTTTTGTCTGCGCTGCCTGCGGCAACCCGGTATACGAAGAACAATATAAATTTGACAGTGGTACCGGTTGGCCAAGTTTTGATCGTGCCATTGAAGGTGGTGTCGCCTACGGAAGGGACTCAAAACTGGGTTATGAAAGACAGGAAGTGCATTGCGCAAATTGCGGGGGGCATTTAGGACATGTTTTCAACGACGGGCCCACCGAAACTACCGGAAAACGTCACTGTATCAATGGCGTGGCAATGGATTTCAAACCTGAAAGCGAGCAATAA